GACGACTTTCGCCGCCGCCACTCGTTCCCTCTCGCGCGCCGAGCTGCGCGACAAGATTCGCGGCGCGTGGGCCGGGCAGATGATCGGCGTCGTCTACGGCGCCCCCACGGAGTTTCACGCCCTCGGCCGCACGTTCGACGATCCCATCAAACCCGAGCCCATCACCAACGCCATCGTGCAGGACGACCTCTACGTCGAGATGACGTTCTCCAAGGTCCTCGACACCGTCGGCCTCGACGCGACGAGCGACGACTACGGCGCGGCATTCGCGCAATCCCGCTACAAACTCTGGCACGCCAACGCCGCAGCGCGACGCAACCTCCAACGCGGCCTGCCCGCCGCGCTCAGCGGCGACCCGCGCTACAACGCGCACTGCGACGACATCGATTTCCAGATCGAGTCGGACTTCATCGGCATCCTCTGTCCCGGCCTGCCCGCCGAGGCCAACCGCCTCGGTGAGCGCGTCGGCCGGGTGATGAACCACGGCGACGGCCTCTATGGCGGCCTGTTCATCGCCGGCATGTATTCCGCCGCGTTCTTCGAGAGTGATCCACGACGCGTGGTCGAGGCCGGCCTCGCGAGCATCCCGGCAAACAGCGGCTACGGTCGCATCATCCGCGACCTGCTCGACTGGCACGCCGCGTATCCCGGCGACTGGCGGAAAATCTGGCAGTTGCTCGCCGACAAATGGGACCATGACGACATCTGTCCGGAGGGCGCGCATCGCCCCTTCAACATCGACGCCAAACTCAACGGCGCCTACGTCGCGCTCGGCCTGCTCGCTGGCAACGGTGACTGGCAGCGCACGATGGAAATCGCCACGCGTTGCGGCCAGGACTCCGACTGCAATCCCTCCAGCGCCTGTGGCGTGCTCGGCGCGATGATCGGCTTCGAGCGCATCCCCGCCGAACACCGCACCGCCGTGCTCTCCATCGCCGAACGCAAGTTCGACTACACCGACTACTCCTTCCGCGACATCGTCGCATCGTCCGAACGTCTCGCCCTCGCAGTCATCCAGCGCGCCGGCGGGCGGGTGGACGACCAAGAGGTCATCATCCCGCGACAGACGGTCACGCCCCCGCCGCTCGAGTCATCGGGCTACGGCCGGCCGGTGCAGCTCATCAACAGCGATGAAGCGGCGTGGACTTGGCGCGGCGCGTGGGAATCGAAACCCGGCCAGTTCTGGTCCGACAAATACATGGCCCGCGAAGCGAACGGCGCCGGCGCGGAGGCCGAGTTGAAATTCCGCGGCACTGGCGTCGTGCTCATCGGCAGCCTCATCCACGACGGCGGCCGGGCCGATGTCTTCATCGACGGCGTGAAATGCGATCTCGTGGCCGACGCCTACGTGGACGACACGCGCACGCACGACAACGACCTCTGGCGCCTGCCGGGACTGAGCGACGGCGAGCACACGTTGCGGATCGTCACGCGGAGCGACGCCGACCCGCACTCCTCCGGCCGGCGCTTCGGCATCATTCGCGCCGTGATCTATCGCGCGCCCTGATCGCGCCGAATCTGCTCGCGCAATCCCTGCCAGCGCGCGAGACGGTCGGCGATCTTCGTTTCCCAACCCGCCGTCTTCGGGGTGTAGAGCGCGAGCGGTTTCTCGAGGTAGGTCTGCCCCGAGACGTTCTCGGGGAAGTCGTGCGAGTAGAGGTAACCCTTGCCGTGACCGGCGCGCTTGCTCGCCTGACCACCCTTGTCGCGCAGGTGGACCGGCACGGGCTGCACCGACTGCTCCTTGAGTGCGCGATGCGCCGCGCCGAGCGCGAGCGTGGCCGAGTTGCTCTTCGGCGCGGTGGCGATGTAGAGCGTCGCGTGCGCGAGCGTCAGCTCCGCCTCCGGCAAACCGATGAAATCGCACGCGTGATGCGCCGCGACGGTCAGCGGCAGCGCCTGCGGGTCCGCCAGGCCAACGTCCTCGCTGGCGAGGATGACGAGGCGCCGCGCGATGAAGCGTGGGTCCTCGCCGCCGGCGAGCATCTTCGCGAGCCAATACATCGCCGCGTCCGGATCGCTGCCCCGGCAGCTTTTGATGAACGCTGAGATCGTGTCGTAGTGCTCGTCCTCATCCGCGTCGTAGCGAATGCGGCGCTCGCGCGCGAAAACCTCGAGCTCCTTTTCCGAGATCGCAGCCTTCTCCGGCAAAGAGAGCGCGAGGACTTCGAGTGAGTTCAACGCCCGGCGTAGGTCGCCGTCGCAGAGCACGGCGAGATCGGTGAGCACCTTGTCGTCGGCCGCGTGCTCGCGCGCGCCGAGCCCACGCTCGGTATCGGCGAGTGCCTTGCGGAGCACGCCCGCGACCGCCACGGGCGACAGCGGCTCGAGCCGGAAGAGGTGGCTGCGGCTGAGCAGCGGCGGATTGACGTAGAACCCGGGATTGTGCGTCGTCGCGCCAATGAGACGCA
This window of the Candidatus Didemnitutus sp. genome carries:
- a CDS encoding replication-associated recombination protein A encodes the protein MRTTVWTIMARGADTGSLFGEESAAPAPFGEAPAPAPKDSSHQPLAARMRPRSLVEVVGQDHITRAGSLLPQLIATNRFGSLLFYGPPGCGKTSIAEAIARETGSRFVRVNAVMSNVAELREILALARRRPEARTILFIDELHRFNKSQQDLLLPDVEEGSVRLIGATTHNPGFYVNPPLLSRSHLFRLEPLSPVAVAGVLRKALADTERGLGAREHAADDKVLTDLAVLCDGDLRRALNSLEVLALSLPEKAAISEKELEVFARERRIRYDADEDEHYDTISAFIKSCRGSDPDAAMYWLAKMLAGGEDPRFIARRLVILASEDVGLADPQALPLTVAAHHACDFIGLPEAELTLAHATLYIATAPKSNSATLALGAAHRALKEQSVQPVPVHLRDKGGQASKRAGHGKGYLYSHDFPENVSGQTYLEKPLALYTPKTAGWETKIADRLARWQGLREQIRRDQGAR
- a CDS encoding ADP-ribosylglycohydrolase family protein, coding for MKLALRLLCLAVCATTTFAAATRSLSRAELRDKIRGAWAGQMIGVVYGAPTEFHALGRTFDDPIKPEPITNAIVQDDLYVEMTFSKVLDTVGLDATSDDYGAAFAQSRYKLWHANAAARRNLQRGLPAALSGDPRYNAHCDDIDFQIESDFIGILCPGLPAEANRLGERVGRVMNHGDGLYGGLFIAGMYSAAFFESDPRRVVEAGLASIPANSGYGRIIRDLLDWHAAYPGDWRKIWQLLADKWDHDDICPEGAHRPFNIDAKLNGAYVALGLLAGNGDWQRTMEIATRCGQDSDCNPSSACGVLGAMIGFERIPAEHRTAVLSIAERKFDYTDYSFRDIVASSERLALAVIQRAGGRVDDQEVIIPRQTVTPPPLESSGYGRPVQLINSDEAAWTWRGAWESKPGQFWSDKYMAREANGAGAEAELKFRGTGVVLIGSLIHDGGRADVFIDGVKCDLVADAYVDDTRTHDNDLWRLPGLSDGEHTLRIVTRSDADPHSSGRRFGIIRAVIYRAP